From a region of the Apis mellifera strain DH4 linkage group LG2, Amel_HAv3.1, whole genome shotgun sequence genome:
- the LOC725376 gene encoding C2 domain-containing protein 3 isoform X1, protein MGTKMKFQKSLPPLVEGKIHGYLKLVIDEIIWLKRSFSEIKIFLTWWGETNRTEFRSIDVTKDVIKSQQETTEIYAIRTNINLFEEYIKNCEPIEVIIINKETNKIIGTSQITDLLQILKYKSYFKYIPIITNYGTKIGEIHISMKLKYMTKSFNMQLKTHKYEKKQADHNILISTNSFKNQDNIMTNECNKKEITEENNTYKSILKLRRTEFQEPINKLKNDITDKIIAQIVTKAQQLRGALYKKTYDEDELIFNNNSINELSLNELQTNISIDDEVKLHECFLNKDMMLSNESKTHTSTSLNSSLIDLTSNSLKTSKYDNKSTINGISSTRMNSLMKDTFSNKKLYINSKDTELFDFITYIQINIESFTLSPAGYRRVKSSSISHKDDVFLSATYFVQYDIIFDHIDEFEKKNKTVRISSKKQANQVIYFNHSNIYKISNLKYYRGLFIKFKIFFRHLNKKLLIELGNGTINVNNIIKSENLKSAQHLIIVNKKIKTGKLYIIIELGSDSNHSEKQYIDKTIFTKENIPILDPQQLLNEPKNKSSKNIIENQSKTDNEVLPILDGATTDSSSIVKNVSQSITEIIDDKKMDTKNYKNTDPDKVLLHGLIYVFEGLDLSELNTYLICRAFWKEDKTKSQICNNTKNPSYQFCQLIPLIYDNDLLERIKDNYIIIEVYSRNNNIDNLLGLTKLSVHQLYVAYRDPRVLSYLILSKYPVISVDGWVPIIDPVSGQSCGQLLALVALGTAEQIALLKMSRNLQSFGISQIMNLNKFFDFKKQTQDMQHSIYKTQLNKEEILENNSQIYTTNTIEKELYFPNSESRECQTDISIIKELKFNGKLQKNISNSEYSILHTVDYLTRVSSVNKNNIDQATQTDIDLKEKKPANKERIYSNEMNSNNSFDDSDNSSIKHNFYLPTEIYRSVGVGAEYNEEINQQPNSNHSNTTFELSTIIQTENESTNSTYSQTMFRAIVEIECALHLPKIEKIDGTIDPSTYVSFQVNQSNHASHLNSYMITNVFPYSCNPKWNWKCDTQLPTELLLYDKKRLILKIWRILDTDISMQINLENDVVLGFSAIDLSILKNGFPTVSGWFHIMDFTGKCNGQIKVCITPLDNLSLFGKSITRLPTYSMTQLNKIPLYAHEMHSHDIERNNTNYTLSTVVQKEEKLLHNENQSNDSNIHIDFEDVSMSFLSLSLKQKLTELDEITKRLKSRLHDITSTAFEDDLENEFELNELTSNNRNNDHKIIEPVVPIAAMDYNNKICLNRNTKENENENISNDDTTKFNIQNFLSKTYISCDNSVSCEIIKHNSSKILNSYDKRNLLNDNSETQQQNEHLMQNIKTLDDTFIDYPKQGTKAHINYLLDKLSSQFPTQSYLTKVMPMEKDITNVLTNLPNNSCLQDTNQELKIFTSHTKMDNIQNSITNSMSKEVDIYDQDSQIANKMSTVIREELIAEENSNTSKCDELTTYLITSNIRHMDLNNICNLPLYQHLMPDLYYPHISLEEETIKQLDNRYSKEFDTSKNNKLNKIHDLRGTNISIENTNHFRTTPSGISENIISDFIGFHDTNYNDQLANNSTESTTTISIANSIVKSIDSEIVENGDSISFETSDLVLPRQAPDGGNPIEDNKKSLITQENEILHS, encoded by the exons atgggtacgaaaatgaaatttcaaaaatctttacCACCATTAGTCGAAGGCAAAATTCATGGTTATTTAAAACTTGTTATAGATGAAATTATATGGTTAAAAAGAAGTTTTAgtgaaatcaaaatatttttaacttggtGGGGAGAAACTAATAGAACTGAATTTAG atcAATAGATGTTACAAAAGATGTTATAAAATCACAACAGGAAACAACTGAAATTTATGCTATTCgtacaaatataaatctttttgaagaatatattaagaattgcGAACCTAtagaagtaataattattaataaagaaaccaataaaattattggaacTTCACAAATCAcagatttattacaaattcttaaatataaatcatattttaaatatataccaaTAATAACTAATTATGGAACTAAAATAGGagaaattcatatttctatgaaattaaaatatatgacaaaatcttttaatatgcAATTAAAGAcacataaatatgaaaaaaaacaagctgatcataatattttaatctcaactaatagttttaaaaatcaagataatataatgactaatgaatgcaataaaaaagaaataacagaagaaaataatacttataaatctattttaaaattgagaagAACAGAATTTCAAGAacctattaataaattgaaaaatgatataacagataaaattattgctcAGATTGTTACAAAAGCTCAACAACTCAGAGGagctttatataaaaaaacttatgaTGAAGatgagttaatttttaataataattcgataaatgaattatcattGAATGAATTACAAACTAATATTTCTATAGATGATGAAGTAAAATTACATGAATGCTTTCTGAATAAAGATATGATGTTATCTAATGAAAGCAAAACACATACATCAACATCTTTAAATTCAAGTTTGATAGATCTTACATCTAATAGTTTAAAAACCtctaaatatgataataaaagtaCAATAAATGGTATATCTTCTACAAGAATGAATTCTTTAATGAAAGacacattttcaaataaaaaattgtatattaattcaaaag atactgaactttttgattttattacttatattcaaattaatatagaatcatTTACTTTAAGTCCTGCAGGTTATAGACGTGTAAAATCTTCTTCAATATCAC ataaagatGATGTCTTTTTATCTGCAACATATTTTGttcaatatgatataatatttgatcatattgatgaatttgaaaaaaaaaacaagactGTGAGAATTTCTTCCAAAAAACAAGCAAATCAAG tgatctattttaatcatagcaatatatataaaatatcaaatttaaaatattatagaggactgtttataaaatttaaaatattttttcgccaTCTTaacaaaaagttattaattgaattaggaAATGGTactattaatgttaataatattataaaaagtgaaAACTTGAAATCTGCACAACATCtaattatagttaataaaaaaataaaaacaggaaaattatatataattatagaattaggTTCGGATTCTAATCATTctgaaaaacaatatattg ataaaacaatttttactaAAGAAAACATTCCTATTTTGGATCcacaacaattattaaatgaacctaaaaataaaagtagtaaaaatattatagaaaatcaaTCTAAAACAGATAATGAAGTACTACCAATTTTAGATGGAGCTACTACAGATAGTTCTTCAATTGTAAAGAATGTATCACAATCTATAACAGAAATaatagatgataaaaaaatggatacaaaaaattataaaaatacagatCCAGACAAG gTTTTACTTCATggtttaatatatgtatttgaagGATTAGATTTGTCAGagttaaatacatatttaatatgtagAGCATTTTGGAAAGAAGATAAAACTAAAAGTCAAATCTGTAACAATACCAAAAATCCATCATACCAATTTTGtcaa ttAATTCCtcttatttatgataatgatttattggaacgtattaaagataattatataattattgaagtttattctagaaataataatattgataatttattaggaTTGACAAAATTATCTGTACATCAGTTATATGTTGCATATAGAGATCCACGAGTATTatcttatttgatattatctaaa taTCCAGTAATAAGTGTAGATGGATGGGTCCCAATTATAGATCCTGTTTCTGGTCAATCTTGTGGTCAATTACTTGCATTGGTAGCTCTTGGAACTGCTGAAcaaattgcattattaaaaatgtcaaGAAATTTGCAATCTTTTGGAATATctcaaataatgaatttaaataaattttttgattttaaaaaacaaacacAAGATATGCAACATAGCATATATAAAacacaattaaataaagaggaaattttagaaaataattctcaaatatatactactaatacaattgaaaaagaattatattttccaaattcggAAAGTCGAGAATGTCAGACAGATATCTccattattaaagaattaaaatttaatggaaaattacaaaaaaatatttcaaattcagaATATTCGATTTTACATACGGTTGATTATTTAACGCGAGTTTCAAgtgttaacaaaaataatatagaccAAGCGACACAAACTGACAtagatttgaaagaaaaaaaaccagCAAATAAAGAACGAATATAttcgaatgaaatgaattcTAATAATAGTTTTGATGATAGTGATAATAGTAGTATTAAGCACAACTTTTATTTACCaacagaaatatatagaagTGTTGGAGTTGGTGCTGAATACAATGAAGAAATCAATCAACAACCAAATAGTAATCACAGTAATACAACATTTGAGTTATCAACTATAATTCAAACAGAAAACGAATCAACAAATTCCACATATAGTCAAACAATGTTTAGAGCTATTGTGGAAATTGAATGTGCATTACATTTaccaaaaatagaaaaaattgatggaaCTATTGATCCTAGTACATATGTATCCTTTCAGGTCAATCAATCTAATCATGCAAGCCATTTAAACTCATATATGATTACTAATGTTTTCCCATATAGTTGTAATCCGAAATGGAATTGGAAATGTGATACACAATTACCAAcagaattacttttatat gataaaaagagattaattttaaaaatttggcgGATATTAGATACAGATATTagtatgcaaataaatttagaaaatgatgTTGTTCTCGGATTTTCTGCTATTgatctttctattttaaaaaatggttTTCCAACAGTGTCTGGTTGGTTTCATATAATGGATTTTACTGGAAAATGCAATGGacaaattaaa gtaTGTATAACACCAttagataatttatcattatttggaAAGTCAATAACTCGATTACCAACATATTCCATGACacaattaaataagattcCATTATATGCTCATGAAATGCATTCACATGATATTGAACGAAATAATACCAATTATACTTTATCAACAGTTGtacaaaaagaagagaaattattacataatgaaaatcaatcaaatgACTCGAATATTCATATTGATTTTGAAGATGTATCTATGTCATTTTTATCCTTATCCTTGAA acaaAAATTAACTGAATTAGATGAAATTACAAAACGTCTAAAGTCACGATTACATGATATCACAAGTACAGCTTTCGAAGATGACTtggaaaatgaatttgaattaaatgaattaaccagcaataatagaaataacgatcataaaattatcgaaccaGTAGTACCTATTGCTGCAatggattataataataaaatatgtttaaatagaaatactaaagaaaatgaaaatgaaaatatatcaaatgatgatacaacaaaatttaacattcaaaatttcttatcaAAAACTTATATCAGTTGTGATAATTCAGTTAGTtgcgaaataataaaacataattcttctaaaatattgaattcttacgataaacgaaatttattaaatgataattctgAAACACAACAGCAAAATGAacatttaatgcaaaatattaaaacattagatGATACTTTTATTGACTATCCAAAACAAGGAACTAAAGCACATATAAACTATTTACTTGATAAACTCTCTTCACAATTTCCTACACAATCTTATTTGACTAAAGTTATGCCAATGGAGAAAGATATTACTAatgtattaacaaatttacCAAATAATAGTTGTTTACAAGATACTAATCAagaacttaaaatatttacatcacatacaaaaatggataatatacaaaattcaataacAAATTCTATGTCCAAAGAAGTTGATATATATGATCAAGATTCACAAATTGCTAATAAAATGTCAACAGTAATTCGTGAAGAACTAATTGCTGAAGAAAATAGTAATACATCCAAATGCGACGAATTAACAACATATCTTATAACTTCAAATATTCGTCAtatggatttaaataatatttgtaatttaccTTTATATCAACATTTAATGCCTGATTTGTATTACCCACATATATcattagaagaagaaactatTAAACAATTAGATAATCGATATAGCAAAGAATTTGATAcatcaaaaaataacaaattaaacaaaatacatGATTTAAGGGGAACTAATATATCTATAGAAAATACTAATCATTTTAGAACAACACCATCTGGAATAtcggaaaatattattagtgaTTTCATTGGTTTTCATGATACAAATTACAATGATCAATTGGCAAATAATAGTACAGAATCGACTACAACCATATCGATTGCAAATTCAATAGTAAAATCAATTGATTCAGAAATAGTTGAAAATGGTGATTCTATATCTTTTGAAACATCTGATTTAGTACTTCCAAGACAAGCTCCTGATGGTGGTAATCCtatagaagataataaaaaatcattaattacacaagaaaatgaaattcttcattcataa
- the LOC725376 gene encoding C2 domain-containing protein 3 isoform X2, with protein sequence MGTKMKFQKSLPPLVEGKIHGYLKLVIDEIIWLKRSFSEIKIFLTWWGETNRTEFRSIDVTKDVIKSQQETTEIYAIRTNINLFEEYIKNCEPIEVIIINKETNKIIGTSQITDLLQILKYKSYFKYIPIITNYGTKIGEIHISMKLKYMTKSFNMQLKTHKYEKKQADHNILISTNSFKNQDNIMTNECNKKEITEENNTYKSILKLRRTEFQEPINKLKNDITDKIIAQIVTKAQQLRGALYKKTYDEDELIFNNNSINELSLNELQTNISIDDEVKLHECFLNKDMMLSNESKTHTSTSLNSSLIDLTSNSLKTSKYDNKSTINGISSTRMNSLMKDTFSNKKLYINSKDTELFDFITYIQINIESFTLSPAGYRRVKSSSISHKDDVFLSATYFVQYDIIFDHIDEFEKKNKTVRISSKKQANQVIYFNHSNIYKISNLKYYRGLFIKFKIFFRHLNKKLLIELGNGTINVNNIIKSENLKSAQHLIIVNKKIKTGKLYIIIELGSDSNHSEKQYIDKTIFTKENIPILDPQQLLNEPKNKSSKNIIENQSKTDNEVLPILDGATTDSSSIVKNVSQSITEIIDDKKMDTKNYKNTDPDKVLLHGLIYVFEGLDLSELNTYLICRAFWKEDKTKSQICNNTKNPSYQFCQYPVISVDGWVPIIDPVSGQSCGQLLALVALGTAEQIALLKMSRNLQSFGISQIMNLNKFFDFKKQTQDMQHSIYKTQLNKEEILENNSQIYTTNTIEKELYFPNSESRECQTDISIIKELKFNGKLQKNISNSEYSILHTVDYLTRVSSVNKNNIDQATQTDIDLKEKKPANKERIYSNEMNSNNSFDDSDNSSIKHNFYLPTEIYRSVGVGAEYNEEINQQPNSNHSNTTFELSTIIQTENESTNSTYSQTMFRAIVEIECALHLPKIEKIDGTIDPSTYVSFQVNQSNHASHLNSYMITNVFPYSCNPKWNWKCDTQLPTELLLYDKKRLILKIWRILDTDISMQINLENDVVLGFSAIDLSILKNGFPTVSGWFHIMDFTGKCNGQIKVCITPLDNLSLFGKSITRLPTYSMTQLNKIPLYAHEMHSHDIERNNTNYTLSTVVQKEEKLLHNENQSNDSNIHIDFEDVSMSFLSLSLKQKLTELDEITKRLKSRLHDITSTAFEDDLENEFELNELTSNNRNNDHKIIEPVVPIAAMDYNNKICLNRNTKENENENISNDDTTKFNIQNFLSKTYISCDNSVSCEIIKHNSSKILNSYDKRNLLNDNSETQQQNEHLMQNIKTLDDTFIDYPKQGTKAHINYLLDKLSSQFPTQSYLTKVMPMEKDITNVLTNLPNNSCLQDTNQELKIFTSHTKMDNIQNSITNSMSKEVDIYDQDSQIANKMSTVIREELIAEENSNTSKCDELTTYLITSNIRHMDLNNICNLPLYQHLMPDLYYPHISLEEETIKQLDNRYSKEFDTSKNNKLNKIHDLRGTNISIENTNHFRTTPSGISENIISDFIGFHDTNYNDQLANNSTESTTTISIANSIVKSIDSEIVENGDSISFETSDLVLPRQAPDGGNPIEDNKKSLITQENEILHS encoded by the exons atgggtacgaaaatgaaatttcaaaaatctttacCACCATTAGTCGAAGGCAAAATTCATGGTTATTTAAAACTTGTTATAGATGAAATTATATGGTTAAAAAGAAGTTTTAgtgaaatcaaaatatttttaacttggtGGGGAGAAACTAATAGAACTGAATTTAG atcAATAGATGTTACAAAAGATGTTATAAAATCACAACAGGAAACAACTGAAATTTATGCTATTCgtacaaatataaatctttttgaagaatatattaagaattgcGAACCTAtagaagtaataattattaataaagaaaccaataaaattattggaacTTCACAAATCAcagatttattacaaattcttaaatataaatcatattttaaatatataccaaTAATAACTAATTATGGAACTAAAATAGGagaaattcatatttctatgaaattaaaatatatgacaaaatcttttaatatgcAATTAAAGAcacataaatatgaaaaaaaacaagctgatcataatattttaatctcaactaatagttttaaaaatcaagataatataatgactaatgaatgcaataaaaaagaaataacagaagaaaataatacttataaatctattttaaaattgagaagAACAGAATTTCAAGAacctattaataaattgaaaaatgatataacagataaaattattgctcAGATTGTTACAAAAGCTCAACAACTCAGAGGagctttatataaaaaaacttatgaTGAAGatgagttaatttttaataataattcgataaatgaattatcattGAATGAATTACAAACTAATATTTCTATAGATGATGAAGTAAAATTACATGAATGCTTTCTGAATAAAGATATGATGTTATCTAATGAAAGCAAAACACATACATCAACATCTTTAAATTCAAGTTTGATAGATCTTACATCTAATAGTTTAAAAACCtctaaatatgataataaaagtaCAATAAATGGTATATCTTCTACAAGAATGAATTCTTTAATGAAAGacacattttcaaataaaaaattgtatattaattcaaaag atactgaactttttgattttattacttatattcaaattaatatagaatcatTTACTTTAAGTCCTGCAGGTTATAGACGTGTAAAATCTTCTTCAATATCAC ataaagatGATGTCTTTTTATCTGCAACATATTTTGttcaatatgatataatatttgatcatattgatgaatttgaaaaaaaaaacaagactGTGAGAATTTCTTCCAAAAAACAAGCAAATCAAG tgatctattttaatcatagcaatatatataaaatatcaaatttaaaatattatagaggactgtttataaaatttaaaatattttttcgccaTCTTaacaaaaagttattaattgaattaggaAATGGTactattaatgttaataatattataaaaagtgaaAACTTGAAATCTGCACAACATCtaattatagttaataaaaaaataaaaacaggaaaattatatataattatagaattaggTTCGGATTCTAATCATTctgaaaaacaatatattg ataaaacaatttttactaAAGAAAACATTCCTATTTTGGATCcacaacaattattaaatgaacctaaaaataaaagtagtaaaaatattatagaaaatcaaTCTAAAACAGATAATGAAGTACTACCAATTTTAGATGGAGCTACTACAGATAGTTCTTCAATTGTAAAGAATGTATCACAATCTATAACAGAAATaatagatgataaaaaaatggatacaaaaaattataaaaatacagatCCAGACAAG gTTTTACTTCATggtttaatatatgtatttgaagGATTAGATTTGTCAGagttaaatacatatttaatatgtagAGCATTTTGGAAAGAAGATAAAACTAAAAGTCAAATCTGTAACAATACCAAAAATCCATCATACCAATTTTGtcaa taTCCAGTAATAAGTGTAGATGGATGGGTCCCAATTATAGATCCTGTTTCTGGTCAATCTTGTGGTCAATTACTTGCATTGGTAGCTCTTGGAACTGCTGAAcaaattgcattattaaaaatgtcaaGAAATTTGCAATCTTTTGGAATATctcaaataatgaatttaaataaattttttgattttaaaaaacaaacacAAGATATGCAACATAGCATATATAAAacacaattaaataaagaggaaattttagaaaataattctcaaatatatactactaatacaattgaaaaagaattatattttccaaattcggAAAGTCGAGAATGTCAGACAGATATCTccattattaaagaattaaaatttaatggaaaattacaaaaaaatatttcaaattcagaATATTCGATTTTACATACGGTTGATTATTTAACGCGAGTTTCAAgtgttaacaaaaataatatagaccAAGCGACACAAACTGACAtagatttgaaagaaaaaaaaccagCAAATAAAGAACGAATATAttcgaatgaaatgaattcTAATAATAGTTTTGATGATAGTGATAATAGTAGTATTAAGCACAACTTTTATTTACCaacagaaatatatagaagTGTTGGAGTTGGTGCTGAATACAATGAAGAAATCAATCAACAACCAAATAGTAATCACAGTAATACAACATTTGAGTTATCAACTATAATTCAAACAGAAAACGAATCAACAAATTCCACATATAGTCAAACAATGTTTAGAGCTATTGTGGAAATTGAATGTGCATTACATTTaccaaaaatagaaaaaattgatggaaCTATTGATCCTAGTACATATGTATCCTTTCAGGTCAATCAATCTAATCATGCAAGCCATTTAAACTCATATATGATTACTAATGTTTTCCCATATAGTTGTAATCCGAAATGGAATTGGAAATGTGATACACAATTACCAAcagaattacttttatat gataaaaagagattaattttaaaaatttggcgGATATTAGATACAGATATTagtatgcaaataaatttagaaaatgatgTTGTTCTCGGATTTTCTGCTATTgatctttctattttaaaaaatggttTTCCAACAGTGTCTGGTTGGTTTCATATAATGGATTTTACTGGAAAATGCAATGGacaaattaaa gtaTGTATAACACCAttagataatttatcattatttggaAAGTCAATAACTCGATTACCAACATATTCCATGACacaattaaataagattcCATTATATGCTCATGAAATGCATTCACATGATATTGAACGAAATAATACCAATTATACTTTATCAACAGTTGtacaaaaagaagagaaattattacataatgaaaatcaatcaaatgACTCGAATATTCATATTGATTTTGAAGATGTATCTATGTCATTTTTATCCTTATCCTTGAA acaaAAATTAACTGAATTAGATGAAATTACAAAACGTCTAAAGTCACGATTACATGATATCACAAGTACAGCTTTCGAAGATGACTtggaaaatgaatttgaattaaatgaattaaccagcaataatagaaataacgatcataaaattatcgaaccaGTAGTACCTATTGCTGCAatggattataataataaaatatgtttaaatagaaatactaaagaaaatgaaaatgaaaatatatcaaatgatgatacaacaaaatttaacattcaaaatttcttatcaAAAACTTATATCAGTTGTGATAATTCAGTTAGTtgcgaaataataaaacataattcttctaaaatattgaattcttacgataaacgaaatttattaaatgataattctgAAACACAACAGCAAAATGAacatttaatgcaaaatattaaaacattagatGATACTTTTATTGACTATCCAAAACAAGGAACTAAAGCACATATAAACTATTTACTTGATAAACTCTCTTCACAATTTCCTACACAATCTTATTTGACTAAAGTTATGCCAATGGAGAAAGATATTACTAatgtattaacaaatttacCAAATAATAGTTGTTTACAAGATACTAATCAagaacttaaaatatttacatcacatacaaaaatggataatatacaaaattcaataacAAATTCTATGTCCAAAGAAGTTGATATATATGATCAAGATTCACAAATTGCTAATAAAATGTCAACAGTAATTCGTGAAGAACTAATTGCTGAAGAAAATAGTAATACATCCAAATGCGACGAATTAACAACATATCTTATAACTTCAAATATTCGTCAtatggatttaaataatatttgtaatttaccTTTATATCAACATTTAATGCCTGATTTGTATTACCCACATATATcattagaagaagaaactatTAAACAATTAGATAATCGATATAGCAAAGAATTTGATAcatcaaaaaataacaaattaaacaaaatacatGATTTAAGGGGAACTAATATATCTATAGAAAATACTAATCATTTTAGAACAACACCATCTGGAATAtcggaaaatattattagtgaTTTCATTGGTTTTCATGATACAAATTACAATGATCAATTGGCAAATAATAGTACAGAATCGACTACAACCATATCGATTGCAAATTCAATAGTAAAATCAATTGATTCAGAAATAGTTGAAAATGGTGATTCTATATCTTTTGAAACATCTGATTTAGTACTTCCAAGACAAGCTCCTGATGGTGGTAATCCtatagaagataataaaaaatcattaattacacaagaaaatgaaattcttcattcataa